In Halopseudomonas xinjiangensis, a single genomic region encodes these proteins:
- the prlC gene encoding oligopeptidase A, producing MSNPLLQDYDLPPFSAIRAEHVKPAIEQILADNRAQIHALLATSPTEWTWEDLMEPLDETGERLSRAWSPVGHMNSVVNTPELRDAYNSCLPLLSEFFTELGQNQALFEAYTQLSESDRFAQLDATQQMIINKALRDFRLSGIALPPAQQKRYGELQMRLSELQSKFSNQVMDATQAWTKHVTDQNVLTGLPESALDQARQAAEAKGLEGCLITLEFPSYYAVMTYADDRALREELYTAYSTRASDQGPNAGEFDNGPLIDEILALRLELSELLGYANYAELSLATKMAESTNQVLGFLRDLASRSKPFAEADLQALREYAAEHGCEDLQTWDVGYYSEKLRQHRYAISQEALRPYFPVNRVLDGMFTVAERLYGVQMREINEFDRWHPDARLFEVIEDDQVIGRFFLDLYARSNKRGGAWMDGFRDRRRLAGGAVQTPVAYLVCNFTPAVGGKPALLTHDEVTTMFHEFGHGLHHLLTRVDYSAASGINGVAWDAVELPSQFMENWCWEPEGLALISGHFETGEPLPQDLLEKMLAAKNFQSGLGMLRQLEFSLFDFELHAQGRSGRSVQQVLDAVRDEVSVIRPPVFNRFQNGFAHIFAGGYAAGYYSYKWAEVLSSDAFSRFEEEGVLNPETGRAFREHILGKGGSREPMELFVAFRGREPSIDALLRHSGLTGEAA from the coding sequence ATGTCGAACCCGCTGCTGCAAGACTATGACCTGCCGCCGTTCAGCGCGATTCGCGCCGAGCACGTCAAGCCGGCCATCGAGCAGATCCTGGCGGACAATCGCGCGCAGATTCATGCGCTGCTCGCCACGTCGCCGACCGAGTGGACCTGGGAAGATCTGATGGAGCCGCTCGACGAGACCGGAGAGCGGCTATCGCGCGCCTGGTCCCCGGTAGGCCACATGAACTCTGTGGTAAACACGCCCGAATTGCGCGATGCATACAACAGTTGCCTGCCGCTGCTGAGCGAATTTTTCACCGAACTGGGTCAGAATCAGGCGTTGTTCGAAGCCTACACGCAGCTGTCCGAAAGCGATCGTTTTGCCCAGCTCGACGCCACCCAGCAGATGATCATCAACAAGGCGCTGCGCGACTTCCGCCTGTCCGGCATCGCACTGCCGCCGGCCCAGCAGAAGCGCTACGGCGAACTGCAGATGCGCCTGTCGGAGCTGCAGAGCAAGTTTTCCAACCAGGTGATGGATGCTACCCAGGCCTGGACCAAGCATGTCACCGACCAAAACGTGCTGACTGGCCTACCTGAATCGGCACTCGATCAGGCGCGTCAGGCCGCCGAAGCCAAGGGCCTGGAAGGCTGTTTGATCACGCTGGAATTCCCCAGCTATTACGCCGTGATGACCTACGCAGACGATCGCGCTTTGCGAGAGGAGCTGTACACGGCCTATTCGACCCGCGCCTCGGATCAGGGTCCGAACGCCGGCGAGTTCGACAACGGCCCGCTGATCGACGAGATCCTCGCGCTACGTCTTGAGCTGTCCGAGCTGCTCGGATATGCCAATTACGCCGAGTTGTCGCTCGCCACCAAGATGGCGGAAAGCACCAACCAGGTATTGGGCTTCCTGCGCGACCTCGCCTCGCGCAGCAAACCTTTCGCCGAAGCCGACCTCCAGGCGCTGCGCGAGTACGCCGCCGAGCACGGCTGCGAAGACCTGCAGACCTGGGATGTCGGCTACTACAGCGAGAAGCTGCGCCAGCATCGCTACGCGATTTCTCAGGAAGCGCTGCGCCCGTATTTCCCGGTCAACCGCGTATTGGATGGCATGTTCACGGTTGCGGAGCGGCTGTACGGTGTGCAGATGCGCGAGATCAACGAGTTCGATCGCTGGCATCCTGACGCCCGACTGTTCGAAGTCATCGAAGACGACCAGGTGATTGGACGGTTCTTCCTTGATCTGTATGCGCGCAGCAACAAGCGCGGCGGGGCCTGGATGGACGGATTCCGCGATCGCCGCCGCCTGGCCGGTGGTGCGGTGCAGACGCCGGTCGCCTACTTGGTGTGCAATTTCACGCCGGCCGTGGGCGGCAAGCCGGCGCTGCTCACCCACGACGAAGTGACCACGATGTTCCATGAGTTCGGTCACGGCTTGCATCACCTGCTGACCCGCGTCGACTATTCCGCTGCGTCAGGCATCAACGGCGTTGCCTGGGACGCAGTCGAGCTGCCCAGCCAGTTCATGGAAAACTGGTGCTGGGAGCCCGAAGGGCTGGCGCTGATCTCCGGCCATTTCGAAACCGGCGAGCCGCTGCCGCAGGATTTGCTCGAGAAGATGCTGGCGGCGAAGAATTTCCAGTCCGGACTCGGCATGCTGCGTCAGCTGGAGTTCTCCCTGTTCGACTTCGAGCTGCACGCCCAGGGCCGCTCCGGGCGTAGCGTGCAACAGGTGCTCGACGCGGTTCGCGACGAGGTATCGGTCATTCGCCCCCCGGTGTTCAACCGCTTCCAGAACGGCTTCGCGCATATCTTCGCCGGTGGTTATGCGGCAGGTTATTACAGCTACAAATGGGCCGAAGTGCTGTCGTCAGACGCCTTTTCGCGGTTCGAGGAAGAGGGCGTGCTGAATCCGGAAACCGGACGTGCGTTCCGCGAACATATCCTTGGCAAGGGCGGCAGCCGCGAGCCCATGGAGCTGTTCGTCGCTTTCCGCGGACGCGAGCCGTCGATCGACGCGCTGTTGCGCCATAGCGGCCTGACCGGGGAAGCGGCATGA
- a CDS encoding gamma carbonic anhydrase family protein, whose amino-acid sequence MHIRSFADKTPQLGRAVFVDPSAVVLGDVVLGDDCSVWPAAVIRGDMHRIRIGNRTSVQDGSVLHITHAGPYNPDGYPLLIGDDVTIGHKVLLHGCTLGSRILVGMGSIVMDGAVIEDDVILGAGSLVPANKTLESGHLYMGSPARQVRPLSEKELSFFTYTAGNYVRLKDQHLQQEWAG is encoded by the coding sequence ATGCATATACGATCCTTCGCTGACAAAACGCCGCAGCTGGGCCGCGCCGTGTTCGTCGACCCATCGGCCGTGGTGCTGGGCGACGTGGTGCTGGGCGATGATTGTTCTGTATGGCCGGCGGCGGTGATCCGTGGCGACATGCATCGCATCCGCATCGGCAATCGGACCAGCGTGCAGGACGGCAGCGTTCTCCACATAACCCATGCCGGACCTTACAACCCGGACGGTTATCCGTTGCTCATTGGTGATGATGTGACTATCGGCCACAAGGTTTTGTTGCACGGTTGCACACTTGGCAGCCGCATCCTCGTCGGCATGGGCAGTATCGTCATGGATGGTGCGGTCATCGAGGACGATGTCATCCTCGGCGCCGGGAGCCTGGTACCGGCCAACAAGACGCTGGAGTCGGGCCATCTGTACATGGGCAGTCCCGCCCGACAGGTCCGTCCGCTGTCCGAGAAAGAGCTATCCTTCTTCACCTACACCGCCGGCAATTATGTGCGTCTCAAGGACCAGCACCTGCAGCAGGAGTGGGCTGGCTGA
- a CDS encoding NADP-dependent oxidoreductase, with protein MSAHTNRKIVLNQRPQGEIQEGDLLLKEEPVRDIRDGEVLVQTLWLSLDPYMRPRMNDSKGYMDPIGIGEPIVGESVARVIESKSDKYQVGDIVTCYSGWQEYCSFPGDAPMVYKVDAGSVPLQAYLGVAGMPGRTGYCGLMYVGKPKAGETVVVSAASGPVGTVVGQTAKQQGCRVVGVAGGEEKCRFVVEELGFDACVDYKAGNLEADLKAACPDGIDVYFENVGGEVTRAVAKLLNKGSRVPICGYVSAYNAEDASKVETPFHVFGAMGENKPEHRFFLVTEWQDKHQEITKLLADQVASGKLKYRETVAEGLENAPEAFKGMLKGKNFGKQLVHIAD; from the coding sequence ATGTCTGCCCATACCAACCGCAAGATCGTACTCAACCAACGCCCGCAGGGCGAAATCCAGGAGGGCGATCTGCTCCTGAAGGAAGAGCCGGTACGTGACATCAGGGACGGCGAGGTGCTGGTCCAGACGTTGTGGCTGTCGCTGGACCCCTACATGCGTCCACGTATGAACGACAGCAAGGGCTACATGGATCCCATCGGCATCGGTGAGCCGATCGTTGGCGAAAGTGTGGCCCGCGTGATTGAGTCCAAGTCGGACAAGTATCAGGTGGGCGATATCGTCACCTGCTACTCGGGCTGGCAGGAGTACTGCAGCTTCCCGGGCGATGCGCCGATGGTCTACAAGGTCGACGCTGGTAGCGTTCCGCTGCAGGCGTACCTGGGTGTGGCTGGCATGCCGGGCCGTACCGGATATTGCGGGCTGATGTATGTCGGCAAGCCCAAGGCTGGCGAAACCGTCGTGGTCTCGGCGGCGTCGGGTCCGGTGGGTACCGTTGTCGGCCAGACCGCCAAGCAGCAAGGCTGTCGTGTTGTAGGCGTGGCCGGTGGCGAAGAAAAGTGCCGTTTCGTGGTCGAGGAGCTGGGCTTCGATGCCTGCGTCGATTACAAGGCCGGCAATCTGGAAGCGGATCTCAAGGCCGCCTGCCCGGACGGCATCGACGTATACTTCGAGAACGTCGGCGGCGAAGTGACCCGTGCGGTTGCCAAGCTGTTGAACAAGGGCTCACGCGTGCCAATCTGCGGCTACGTTTCAGCCTACAACGCTGAAGACGCCAGCAAGGTCGAAACTCCGTTCCACGTGTTTGGCGCCATGGGCGAGAACAAACCGGAGCATCGGTTCTTCCTGGTCACCGAATGGCAGGACAAGCATCAGGAAATCACCAAGCTGCTGGCCGACCAGGTCGCTTCGGGCAAGCTGAAGTATCGCGAGACAGTTGCCGAGGGTCTGGAGAACGCCCCTGAGGCATTCAAAGGGATGCTCAAGGGCAAGAACTTCGGCAAGCAGCTGGTGCATATCGCTGATTGA
- a CDS encoding long-chain fatty acid--CoA ligase — MFDRHYQVWPDQVPHFLELPQTSLYSNLTISALRYPDHPAIIYYGTSLSYRELERQAEALAGYMQQAGVKRGDRVLLYMQNSPQFVIGFYAILRANAVVIPVNPMNRKAELEYLLQDTEASFALCGLELLDNFSGLIGQGSLKQVVASAYSEYVSEPTSLELPDAVRLPSDIPAGNGVTAWQAALAEAHAPGPLTTGPDDLCVIPYSSGTTGNPKGCVHTHHSVMATTVYCSAWGNAQHSSRQLVSVPMFHVTGMQVCMNSSIYIGGTQVVMTRWDRKTAAQLIQDFQITSWRNISTMVVDLLSEPTIDQYDLSSLQAIGGGGAPMPAAVAAKLEGKMGLKYSEGYGLSETISATHMNPPNAPKPQCLGIPIIGVDARVVDIETLKEVGPGETGEIILHGEQVFQGYWRRDEATAEAFMELDGKRFFRSGDIGHYDEEGYFYLVDRVKRMINASGFKVWPAEVESLLYGHPAVQEVCIISAPDERRGETAKAVIVLEAGSKDVSADDILSWCQANMSAYKCPKLIEFVDALPKSPTGKIMWRALQEEEWAKAEQP, encoded by the coding sequence ATGTTCGATCGTCACTACCAGGTCTGGCCCGACCAGGTACCGCATTTTCTCGAATTGCCCCAGACAAGTCTGTACAGCAACCTGACCATCTCCGCCCTGCGCTACCCCGACCATCCCGCCATCATCTACTACGGCACCTCGCTGTCGTACCGTGAACTGGAGCGCCAGGCCGAAGCACTGGCCGGCTACATGCAGCAGGCCGGCGTGAAGCGCGGGGATCGCGTGCTGCTGTACATGCAGAACAGTCCGCAATTCGTTATTGGCTTTTACGCCATCCTGCGCGCAAACGCGGTGGTGATACCGGTCAACCCGATGAACCGCAAGGCGGAACTGGAATACCTGCTTCAAGACACCGAAGCGAGCTTCGCCCTGTGCGGACTTGAGCTGCTGGACAATTTTTCCGGACTGATCGGCCAGGGCTCGCTGAAGCAAGTCGTGGCCAGCGCCTACTCCGAATATGTTTCCGAGCCGACCAGTCTCGAACTCCCCGACGCCGTGCGCCTGCCCAGCGACATCCCCGCCGGGAATGGGGTCACCGCCTGGCAAGCCGCGCTGGCTGAAGCCCATGCGCCCGGCCCGTTGACCACCGGCCCTGACGATCTCTGCGTGATCCCCTACAGCTCGGGCACAACCGGCAATCCCAAGGGATGCGTGCATACCCACCACAGTGTCATGGCCACCACGGTGTACTGTTCGGCCTGGGGCAATGCGCAGCATTCCAGCCGCCAGCTGGTCTCGGTGCCGATGTTTCACGTCACCGGCATGCAGGTCTGTATGAACAGCTCGATCTACATCGGCGGCACGCAGGTGGTGATGACCCGCTGGGATCGCAAGACCGCGGCACAGCTGATCCAGGACTTCCAGATCACCAGCTGGCGCAACATCTCGACCATGGTCGTTGATCTGTTGTCCGAGCCGACCATCGACCAGTACGACCTGTCCAGCCTGCAGGCGATTGGCGGCGGCGGCGCACCGATGCCGGCCGCCGTGGCGGCGAAGCTCGAAGGCAAGATGGGCCTGAAGTACTCGGAGGGCTATGGTCTGTCCGAAACCATCAGTGCCACCCACATGAATCCGCCGAACGCACCCAAGCCGCAATGCCTGGGCATTCCGATCATCGGCGTTGACGCGCGCGTGGTGGATATCGAGACGCTGAAGGAAGTCGGGCCCGGCGAGACCGGCGAGATCATCCTGCATGGCGAACAGGTCTTCCAGGGCTACTGGCGCCGCGACGAAGCCACGGCGGAAGCCTTCATGGAACTCGACGGCAAGCGCTTCTTTCGCTCGGGAGATATCGGGCACTACGACGAGGAGGGCTATTTCTACCTGGTCGACCGGGTCAAGCGAATGATCAATGCGTCCGGCTTCAAGGTCTGGCCGGCAGAAGTCGAATCGCTGCTCTACGGTCACCCGGCGGTGCAGGAGGTATGCATCATTTCAGCACCGGACGAGCGTCGCGGCGAGACAGCCAAGGCGGTGATCGTGCTCGAGGCCGGAAGCAAGGACGTCAGCGCCGACGACATCCTCTCCTGGTGCCAGGCGAACATGTCGGCCTACAAGTGTCCGAAGCTGATTGAATTCGTCGACGCCCTGCCAAAATCGCCCACCGGCAAAATCATGTGGCGGGCGCTGCAGGAAGAGGAGTGGGCCAAGGCCGAGCAGCCCTGA